The Bernardetia litoralis DSM 6794 genome includes a window with the following:
- a CDS encoding DUF4292 domain-containing protein, whose amino-acid sequence MKGTSFFRLFLGIICSSFLFSACQKGVSTPAELTKKYGVESFDFTFLSTKSHLSFQNQKQELGSNVDIRMAKDSLIWLSARPAFGIEAARLLIRTDSAFMVNRLEKSYIALDIQSLSKQVNFDGDFKTLQALFLGNVPPLDQSVTPEKQEKFFVLKQMYELFKTSMYVSRENKKLSKMAVQENDGMNSLFIDYSNFQTLDKQKIPFKVNAVANFFNQKENKTDQTKIEIEHKRINFENSDLSFPFSIPSNYAKKELNK is encoded by the coding sequence ATGAAAGGAACTTCATTTTTTCGTCTTTTTCTAGGTATTATTTGTTCTAGTTTTCTTTTTTCTGCTTGTCAGAAAGGAGTTTCTACGCCTGCTGAACTTACCAAAAAATATGGTGTAGAATCATTTGATTTTACATTTTTGAGTACAAAATCACATCTTTCTTTCCAAAATCAAAAACAGGAATTGGGAAGTAATGTAGATATTCGAATGGCAAAAGATAGCCTTATTTGGCTTTCTGCTCGTCCTGCTTTTGGTATTGAGGCTGCTCGTTTGCTTATCCGTACTGATTCGGCTTTTATGGTCAATCGTTTGGAAAAAAGTTATATTGCTCTTGATATTCAATCTCTTAGCAAACAAGTAAATTTTGATGGTGATTTCAAAACCTTACAAGCTCTATTTTTAGGAAATGTACCTCCTTTAGACCAAAGTGTTACACCAGAAAAACAAGAAAAGTTTTTCGTTTTAAAACAAATGTATGAGCTTTTCAAAACTTCTATGTATGTAAGCAGAGAAAATAAAAAACTCTCAAAAATGGCTGTTCAAGAAAACGACGGAATGAATAGTCTTTTTATAGATTATAGCAATTTCCAAACTTTAGATAAGCAAAAAATTCCTTTTAAAGTAAATGCAGTTGCTAATTTCTTTAATCAAAAAGAAAATAAAACAGACCAAACTAAAATTGAAATCGAACATAAAAGAATTAATTTTGAAAATTCAGACCTTTCTTTTCCTTTTTCAATTCCTAGTAATTATGCTAAAAAAGAACTTAATAAATAG
- the serS gene encoding serine--tRNA ligase, with product MLQIAHIQAHKEEVIAALQKRHFSKAAELVEKAISIDNERKSTQSSLNELQASANEVAKSIGALMQQGKKEEANLAKQKAAQNKQTVKELEDKFKELENNLINCLYEIPNIPHKDVVAGKSAEDNQTIEEWGTPPTLTDDAVPHWELIKKYDIVDFELGVKITGAGFPVYKGKGARLQRSLINYFLDEAIAAGYNEVQPPILINEASGYGTGQLPDKEGQMYEATADQLFLIPTAEVPLTNLYRNEIVKESDFPIKMTAHTPCFRREAGSWGADVRGLNRLHQFDKVELVVIEHPEKSYQRLENMLSHVKGLLEALELPYRVLRLCGGDTGFTSALTYDLEVYSAAQGRWLEVSSVSNFETFQSNRLKLRYEDKDKKKHLTHTLNGSALALPRILAAILENNQTAEGIKIPKVLQDYCKFERID from the coding sequence ATGTTACAAATTGCACATATACAGGCGCATAAAGAAGAAGTCATTGCAGCACTTCAAAAACGCCATTTTAGCAAAGCTGCCGAGCTAGTTGAAAAAGCTATTTCTATTGATAATGAAAGAAAATCAACTCAATCTTCACTCAATGAATTACAAGCTAGTGCAAATGAAGTAGCAAAATCCATTGGTGCATTGATGCAACAAGGTAAAAAAGAAGAAGCAAATCTAGCAAAACAAAAAGCTGCTCAAAACAAACAAACTGTAAAAGAATTAGAAGATAAATTTAAAGAATTAGAAAATAATTTAATTAATTGTTTGTATGAAATTCCAAATATTCCTCATAAAGATGTAGTGGCAGGAAAATCAGCAGAAGATAATCAAACTATCGAAGAATGGGGTACTCCTCCAACACTTACAGATGATGCTGTTCCACATTGGGAGCTTATCAAAAAATATGACATTGTTGATTTTGAACTTGGTGTGAAAATTACGGGTGCTGGTTTTCCTGTTTATAAAGGAAAAGGCGCAAGATTGCAACGTTCATTAATTAATTATTTTTTAGATGAAGCAATTGCAGCAGGTTATAATGAAGTGCAGCCTCCAATTTTGATAAATGAAGCATCAGGATATGGAACAGGACAACTTCCAGATAAAGAAGGACAAATGTATGAGGCAACAGCAGACCAGCTTTTTTTGATTCCAACAGCAGAAGTGCCTTTAACAAATTTATATAGAAATGAAATTGTAAAAGAAAGTGATTTTCCTATCAAAATGACAGCTCATACGCCTTGTTTTCGTCGTGAAGCTGGTTCTTGGGGCGCAGATGTGCGTGGTTTGAATCGTTTGCATCAGTTTGATAAAGTAGAATTGGTGGTTATTGAACACCCAGAAAAATCATATCAGCGTTTGGAAAATATGCTCTCTCATGTAAAAGGTCTTTTGGAAGCATTAGAATTGCCTTATAGAGTTTTGCGTTTGTGTGGTGGCGATACAGGATTTACTTCTGCTCTTACATATGATTTGGAGGTTTATTCGGCTGCACAAGGTCGTTGGTTGGAAGTAAGTTCGGTTAGTAATTTTGAAACTTTCCAATCTAATCGTCTAAAACTTAGATATGAAGATAAGGATAAGAAAAAACATTTAACACATACATTGAATGGTAGTGCGCTTGCTTTGCCACGTATTTTGGCTGCTATTTTGGAAAATAATCAAACAGCAGAAGGAATCAAAATCCCTAAAGTGTTACAAGATTATTGTAAATTTGAACGAATAGATTAA
- a CDS encoding purine-nucleoside phosphorylase, giving the protein MEKEFEKLNEALTFIRSFYKDKPKVGIILGTGLGALVNEVDIELTISYQDIPHFPLSTVESHAGKLIFGKLSGQNVIVMQGRFHYYEGYTMKQIIFPVRVMKMLGIEYLFVSNASGALNPNYGLSELMILEDHINLLPSNPLIGKNIPALGVRFPDMFEPYCNKLIQLADKIIQQNEKLTIKTKFHKGVYVSVSGPNLETRAEYRYLRTIEADAVGMSTVPEVIAAVHMNLPVFAVSVLTDLCQPENVKPITLEEVLQAAAIAEPKMALLFKEMIKKLD; this is encoded by the coding sequence ATGGAAAAGGAATTCGAAAAACTCAATGAAGCACTTACTTTTATTCGTTCTTTTTATAAAGACAAACCTAAAGTAGGAATTATTTTAGGAACTGGTTTGGGAGCATTGGTAAATGAAGTAGATATTGAATTAACTATTTCATATCAAGATATTCCACATTTTCCACTCTCAACGGTAGAGAGTCATGCTGGAAAACTTATTTTCGGAAAACTCTCTGGTCAGAATGTAATTGTGATGCAAGGGCGTTTTCATTATTATGAAGGTTATACGATGAAGCAAATTATATTTCCTGTTCGTGTCATGAAAATGTTAGGAATTGAATATTTATTTGTTTCGAATGCTTCTGGTGCATTAAATCCTAATTATGGATTGAGTGAATTAATGATTTTGGAAGACCATATTAATTTATTACCATCAAATCCATTGATTGGAAAAAATATTCCAGCTTTAGGGGTTCGTTTTCCAGATATGTTTGAACCGTATTGTAATAAATTGATTCAATTAGCTGATAAAATTATACAACAAAATGAGAAATTAACTATAAAAACAAAGTTTCACAAGGGAGTTTATGTAAGTGTTTCGGGACCTAATCTTGAAACGAGAGCAGAATACCGTTATCTAAGAACGATAGAAGCAGATGCCGTCGGAATGTCGACTGTTCCGGAAGTGATTGCAGCCGTGCATATGAATCTACCTGTTTTTGCTGTTTCTGTTCTGACCGATTTGTGCCAGCCCGAAAATGTAAAACCAATTACTTTAGAAGAAGTATTACAAGCTGCTGCCATTGCAGAACCTAAAATGGCCCTTTTATTTAAGGAGATGATTAAGAAGTTGGATTAA
- a CDS encoding alpha/beta hydrolase, with translation MRNVIVFVFCLISFVSQAQKIEIGEVKTIQSEILNEEREYFVSLPENYSNKNFANQKYPVIYLLDGERYFNVTTGIVQKSSEGYYPLMPECIVVGIKNTNRSRDLTPTNDSTQTYESGGSDNFEAFIIKELIPQINNNYKVLDYKILIGHSFGGLFAFNILLKKPSEFNAYIVLDPSLWWGDNILVKKLESNLETIDFKGSSLFFANANSKGNQKEPSKQHLAHFEAKNNTLKLMEVTTPKNLNYHVKFYNDEDHGSVVLPALIDGLRTIFKGFRINVKELVKDPSLLEKQYDELSSKIGFSLKPQAAYIDRVVDLAIKRGEEENAIILNTINKKLYPNNIYLKNKFN, from the coding sequence ATGAGAAATGTAATTGTATTCGTTTTTTGTTTAATTTCTTTTGTATCTCAAGCACAAAAAATAGAGATAGGAGAAGTAAAAACCATTCAGTCTGAAATATTAAATGAGGAAAGAGAATATTTTGTTTCCTTACCAGAAAATTATTCAAATAAAAATTTTGCAAACCAAAAATACCCTGTTATTTATCTTTTAGATGGAGAAAGATATTTTAATGTTACGACAGGAATTGTACAAAAATCATCTGAAGGATATTATCCACTAATGCCAGAATGTATTGTTGTGGGAATAAAAAATACCAATAGGTCTAGAGATTTAACACCTACAAATGATTCTACTCAAACCTACGAATCTGGTGGGTCTGATAATTTTGAGGCATTTATAATTAAAGAATTGATTCCTCAAATCAATAACAATTATAAAGTATTAGATTATAAAATTCTTATTGGGCATTCATTTGGTGGTTTATTTGCCTTTAATATATTATTAAAAAAACCTTCCGAATTTAATGCTTATATTGTTTTAGACCCAAGTTTATGGTGGGGGGATAATATACTTGTGAAAAAATTAGAGAGTAATTTAGAAACAATAGATTTTAAAGGAAGTTCATTGTTTTTTGCAAATGCAAATTCTAAAGGAAATCAAAAAGAACCAAGCAAACAGCATTTAGCTCATTTTGAAGCCAAAAATAATACGCTAAAATTAATGGAAGTTACAACTCCTAAAAACTTGAATTATCACGTTAAATTTTATAATGATGAAGATCATGGAAGTGTGGTCTTACCAGCATTAATTGATGGCTTAAGAACTATATTTAAAGGTTTTAGAATTAATGTAAAAGAACTTGTTAAAGACCCTTCATTATTAGAAAAACAATATGATGAATTGTCTAGTAAAATTGGTTTTAGCCTAAAACCACAAGCTGCTTATATAGACAGAGTCGTTGATTTAGCTATAAAACGTGGTGAGGAAGAAAATGCAATCATTTTAAACACTATAAATAAAAAATTATATCCAAATAATATTTATTTAAAAAATAAATTTAATTAA
- the ribH gene encoding 6,7-dimethyl-8-ribityllumazine synthase, with translation MSSKDKNLSLHSEKSIQEIGKKQFAIVVAEWNEEVTEALYKGAYEKLTEYGAKKENIHRYDVPGSFELTLAAQWAAQKPEIDAIICLGCVIQGETRHFDFICDAVAQGITNVNLRHNKPVIFGVLTPENQQQALDRAGGKHGNKGDEAAITAIKMLGLHTTILKRSKTGIGF, from the coding sequence ATGTCATCAAAAGATAAAAACCTAAGCCTTCATTCAGAAAAATCTATTCAAGAAATTGGAAAAAAACAATTTGCTATTGTAGTGGCAGAATGGAATGAAGAAGTAACAGAAGCATTGTATAAAGGTGCTTACGAAAAATTAACGGAATACGGAGCAAAGAAAGAGAATATTCATCGTTACGATGTTCCAGGGAGTTTTGAGCTTACTTTGGCAGCTCAATGGGCAGCTCAAAAACCAGAAATTGATGCCATTATTTGCCTAGGTTGTGTGATTCAGGGCGAAACTCGTCATTTTGATTTTATTTGTGATGCCGTAGCGCAAGGAATCACAAATGTAAATTTAAGACACAATAAGCCTGTTATTTTTGGAGTTTTGACACCTGAAAATCAACAACAAGCTCTTGACCGTGCAGGTGGAAAACACGGAAATAAAGGTGATGAAGCAGCTATTACAGCAATTAAAATGTTAGGGCTTCATACAACTATTTTGAAAAGGTCAAAAACTGGTATAGGTTTTTAA
- a CDS encoding thioredoxin family protein, translating to MEYLDKSYLDKSLSYSEYRTLGQELLEKGTTTNGDNSPKILEYTKMNMHRMNRLDKTTKLNENTKAALANLSSDEKGYWVVLIESWCGDAAQIVPVMNKIAEEANKESEKLELRFLLRDENPDLIDEFLTNGGRAIPKLIAIKEDKDKQLKIIDSWGARPAEAQKLVTDYKQKVKENPELEDYQAFSESLHGWYAKDKTQHTQNELAEFLK from the coding sequence ATGGAATATTTAGATAAAAGCTACTTAGACAAATCTCTTTCTTATTCAGAATATCGTACACTAGGACAAGAACTTTTAGAAAAAGGAACAACTACAAATGGTGACAATAGTCCAAAAATATTAGAATATACCAAGATGAATATGCATCGCATGAACAGATTGGATAAAACAACAAAACTAAATGAAAACACAAAAGCTGCCTTAGCAAATTTGTCTTCTGATGAAAAAGGTTACTGGGTTGTTTTGATAGAAAGCTGGTGTGGAGATGCTGCTCAGATTGTTCCTGTGATGAACAAAATTGCAGAAGAAGCAAATAAAGAAAGTGAGAAATTAGAACTTCGTTTTCTTTTGAGAGATGAAAATCCAGATTTAATAGATGAATTTCTGACAAATGGAGGAAGAGCAATTCCAAAACTTATTGCAATAAAAGAAGACAAAGACAAACAATTAAAAATAATCGATTCTTGGGGAGCAAGACCAGCAGAGGCACAAAAATTAGTTACTGATTATAAGCAAAAAGTAAAAGAAAATCCTGAATTAGAAGATTACCAAGCCTTTTCAGAATCATTACACGGCTGGTATGCAAAAGACAAAACTCAGCATACACAAAATGAATTAGCAGAGTTTTTGAAGTAA
- a CDS encoding IS4 family transposase, translated as MRYSLTNEINKLIDRFPILSHLSRKKFLAMYILALINSRNVQFCETANHLNPEVKNKSNETRIQDFYRKAELNFDQIALLFFCIFSSSQKLDIVIDRTEWDFGKYQCNILMVVLSNRTLTLPFYWELLDNKSGNSNTENRIDLVKKCLDIILPQRISLFVGDREFVGHNWFKYLKYNKINFFFRIPKHHNIVHYDEHMNKIVQKAEHLHQAYPNGITLSNRLVDGIVGNVYIGTGKDGELLFLFGNLAASTLPKYYERRWTIESFFQNLKGRGFNLKITHLQNSEKLKKLIACVSLAYAFCSNTGLYEHRKVQKIKNKNHGRKSTSFARKGIDIIRDLLKQTELLDQLVEKFVRIICINARKIIAKSDFLHEKMVI; from the coding sequence ATGAGATATTCTCTCACTAACGAAATTAATAAATTAATAGACCGTTTCCCAATTCTTTCGCACCTTTCTCGTAAAAAATTTCTAGCTATGTATATTTTAGCTTTAATTAATAGTAGAAATGTGCAATTTTGTGAAACAGCAAATCACCTCAATCCAGAAGTTAAAAATAAATCTAATGAAACTAGGATACAAGATTTTTACAGAAAAGCAGAGTTAAATTTTGACCAAATTGCACTTCTATTTTTTTGTATTTTTTCCTCTTCTCAAAAATTAGACATTGTTATAGATCGTACAGAATGGGATTTTGGTAAATATCAATGCAATATTCTAATGGTTGTGCTAAGTAATCGTACACTTACTTTACCTTTTTATTGGGAATTATTAGATAATAAAAGTGGCAATTCCAACACCGAAAATAGGATAGATTTAGTAAAAAAATGTTTGGACATCATTCTTCCTCAACGAATTAGTTTATTTGTTGGAGATAGGGAATTTGTAGGTCATAATTGGTTTAAGTATCTGAAATACAATAAGATAAATTTTTTTTTTCGAATTCCCAAACATCATAATATTGTTCATTATGACGAACACATGAATAAAATAGTGCAAAAAGCAGAGCATCTTCATCAAGCTTATCCTAATGGAATAACTTTGTCTAATAGATTAGTAGATGGTATTGTAGGAAATGTATATATAGGAACAGGAAAAGATGGAGAACTTTTATTTTTATTTGGCAATTTAGCAGCTTCTACTTTACCTAAATACTATGAAAGAAGGTGGACAATAGAGAGCTTTTTTCAGAACTTAAAAGGAAGAGGTTTTAATTTAAAAATTACTCATTTACAAAATAGCGAAAAGCTTAAAAAATTGATTGCTTGCGTTTCTCTAGCTTATGCTTTTTGTTCTAATACAGGGCTGTACGAACATAGAAAAGTACAAAAAATAAAAAATAAAAATCATGGCAGAAAATCTACGAGTTTTGCACGAAAAGGAATAGACATAATACGAGATTTATTAAAACAGACAGAATTATTAGACCAACTTGTTGAAAAATTTGTCAGAATTATTTGCATAAATGCACGAAAAATAATTGCCAAATCTGATTTTTTACACGAAAAAATGGTAATTTAA
- a CDS encoding PepSY-associated TM helix domain-containing protein, whose amino-acid sequence MNKILKIFLRKQRKKESLFKYIMAVLHLWLGLLSSIIIFIVCLSGSIYAFKTQIENFVDSDIVYIKSEEKGAKISVDTILNNFENQFGGATNITVFKETDKSILVSSFSKENKGVSAYYNPVSGQLLGTKNKNSIAFFDFILEVHRFLLAGDIGKFVNGVAVLIFIFLLFSGFIIWLPKKINQLKKSLKINFNAKFHRINYDLHRVLGFYSILLLFFISITGLYVSFHWVKNAVIIGLGGDSIVISDTNIALKKSLSNSFDVLFDDLSAKENMIIKQESDLQTLLLKTDSILKYDGTKVIQLASENSKSINITKINNDNLLHFYVPDKIEFSIDGKVRIQELFTNLPLHEQFKLIAKPLHTGEIMGFPTITIYFLISLIGCSLPITGFIIWYKTLKKLKKYK is encoded by the coding sequence ATGAATAAGATATTAAAAATTTTTCTTCGAAAACAAAGGAAAAAAGAATCGTTATTTAAGTATATTATGGCTGTGCTGCATTTGTGGCTCGGACTTTTATCATCTATAATTATTTTTATTGTTTGTCTTTCTGGGAGTATTTATGCATTCAAAACGCAAATAGAAAACTTTGTAGATAGCGATATTGTTTATATAAAATCAGAAGAAAAAGGTGCTAAAATTTCTGTTGATACTATTTTAAATAATTTTGAAAATCAGTTTGGTGGCGCAACCAATATTACTGTTTTTAAAGAAACAGATAAAAGTATTTTAGTTTCATCATTCAGTAAAGAAAACAAGGGTGTTTCTGCTTATTACAATCCTGTTTCTGGGCAATTGTTAGGCACTAAAAATAAAAATTCAATTGCTTTTTTCGATTTTATCTTAGAAGTCCATCGGTTTTTATTGGCTGGTGATATTGGTAAGTTTGTAAATGGAGTGGCTGTTCTAATTTTTATTTTCCTGTTATTTTCTGGCTTTATAATCTGGTTACCCAAAAAGATAAATCAACTTAAAAAAAGTTTGAAAATAAATTTTAATGCCAAATTTCATCGAATAAATTACGATTTGCATAGAGTTTTAGGTTTTTATTCTATTTTGTTACTATTTTTTATTTCAATAACTGGTTTGTATGTTTCTTTTCATTGGGTAAAAAATGCTGTAATTATAGGTTTAGGTGGAGATTCAATTGTAATATCTGACACTAATATTGCACTAAAAAAATCGTTATCTAATTCTTTTGATGTTTTGTTTGATGATTTGTCGGCAAAAGAAAATATGATTATAAAGCAAGAAAGTGATTTACAAACACTGCTCTTAAAAACAGATAGTATTCTAAAATATGATGGAACAAAAGTAATTCAACTAGCAAGTGAAAATTCTAAAAGTATCAATATCACTAAAATAAATAATGATAATTTGTTGCATTTTTATGTACCAGATAAAATAGAATTTTCAATTGATGGTAAAGTTAGAATACAAGAATTATTTACAAATTTGCCATTACATGAACAATTTAAGTTAATTGCAAAACCATTGCATACAGGAGAAATAATGGGTTTTCCAACTATCACTATTTACTTTTTAATAAGTTTAATAGGTTGCTCTTTACCAATTACTGGTTTTATTATTTGGTATAAAACATTAAAGAAATTAAAAAAATATAAATAA
- a CDS encoding efflux RND transporter permease subunit encodes MMAFQGQKAELSYTFSKVVPDADEDIIFFNKFKELFGQDDNVVVLGVEDEKLFELENFQKWQNLLYDLEKIKFANTKNVEGFADSINAVTGVVGVGKLPYIYKNEDIKKFEPKSIFPQQVQTQKELDSLLDFTYKIKFYENQLINPENKASLVLVSLPPAITSTVYNYQTVMQISALGNKFTEETGIEIHYVGLPFLRVAISNKVKSEMVIFLSLSIAITAIFIFIFFRSFTPVLVSLSLITIVIIWTIGILGTLGYKITILTALLPPILVVIGIPNCVYFITKYHQECNTKGNKVDAIKYVVKKIGIVTLITNTTTAIGFLVLVSTGIGILSEFGMAAGITIFSTFFISITFLPIVFSYAPMPEGRKTKHLNRGLINNILIKFDFLIENHRAYIYGVTIFIIIVSSIGLYNIKANSFMVDDLPNDTKEKKDIAFIETNFKGTMPLEIIVDTGKPKAYRRTQTLKRIEEIEHYVDSSAHLSTPVSLITFIKAANQAYFNQSEQSYTLPDKRTGAYVLRYLKGQDDPTAISASFVDSTEQLLRVSLKVADIGSLRLDSLIRTSLQPELDRIFADSVGSTKMSARVTGTTPIFLKGNSYLINNLKWSLFLACFLVAMIIGALFQNIRVMLIAIIPNLIPLLVTAGIMGFFDIALKPSTALVFSIAFGIAVDDSLHFLARFRQELLAFDFDRHKAIDVAIRETGKSMIYTSVILFAGFIIFAFSSFGGTVALGLLTSITLLVAMFTNLILLPSLLLTFNANIRRSNHPIIED; translated from the coding sequence ATGATGGCTTTTCAAGGACAAAAAGCAGAGCTTTCTTATACTTTTTCTAAAGTTGTTCCTGATGCAGATGAGGATATTATATTTTTCAATAAGTTTAAAGAACTTTTCGGACAAGATGATAATGTTGTTGTTTTGGGAGTAGAAGATGAGAAATTATTTGAACTGGAGAATTTTCAGAAGTGGCAAAATTTATTGTATGATTTAGAAAAAATAAAATTTGCAAATACAAAAAATGTAGAAGGTTTTGCCGATAGTATTAATGCTGTCACAGGTGTGGTAGGAGTTGGAAAACTACCTTATATTTATAAAAATGAAGATATAAAGAAATTTGAACCCAAGTCAATTTTTCCACAGCAGGTTCAAACTCAAAAAGAATTAGATAGTCTTTTGGATTTTACTTATAAAATAAAATTTTATGAAAATCAGCTCATTAATCCTGAAAATAAGGCTTCTTTAGTTTTGGTTTCTCTGCCTCCAGCCATTACAAGTACAGTATATAATTATCAAACTGTGATGCAAATTAGTGCATTGGGAAATAAATTTACAGAAGAAACAGGCATTGAAATTCATTATGTAGGGCTTCCATTTTTGCGTGTGGCTATTTCTAATAAGGTAAAATCTGAAATGGTAATTTTCTTGTCACTTTCGATTGCCATTACTGCAATTTTTATATTTATATTCTTTCGTTCTTTTACGCCTGTTTTGGTTTCTTTGAGTCTTATCACAATTGTAATTATTTGGACAATCGGAATTTTGGGAACTTTAGGCTATAAAATAACAATTCTGACAGCCTTACTTCCTCCTATTTTGGTAGTGATTGGTATTCCAAACTGTGTTTATTTTATTACAAAATACCATCAAGAATGTAACACTAAAGGAAATAAAGTAGATGCAATAAAATATGTCGTCAAGAAAATAGGAATTGTTACACTCATTACGAATACAACTACTGCAATTGGTTTTTTGGTTTTGGTAAGTACAGGAATTGGTATTTTGAGTGAGTTTGGAATGGCTGCTGGAATTACTATTTTCTCAACATTTTTTATTTCTATTACCTTTTTGCCGATTGTATTTTCGTATGCACCTATGCCAGAGGGACGAAAAACCAAGCATTTGAATAGAGGATTGATAAATAATATTCTCATAAAATTTGATTTCTTAATAGAAAATCACAGAGCATATATTTATGGAGTTACTATTTTTATTATTATTGTTTCGTCTATTGGATTGTACAATATAAAAGCAAATTCATTTATGGTTGATGACTTGCCAAATGATACCAAAGAGAAGAAAGATATTGCTTTCATAGAAACTAATTTTAAAGGAACAATGCCTTTAGAAATTATAGTTGATACAGGAAAACCAAAAGCCTATCGCAGAACTCAGACTTTGAAAAGAATAGAAGAAATTGAACATTATGTAGATAGTTCTGCTCACCTTTCTACACCAGTTTCATTAATTACTTTTATAAAAGCTGCCAACCAAGCCTATTTTAATCAAAGTGAACAATCATATACTTTGCCTGATAAGCGCACAGGAGCGTATGTATTGCGTTATTTGAAGGGACAAGATGACCCAACTGCAATTTCAGCTTCTTTTGTAGATAGTACAGAACAGCTTTTGAGAGTTTCTTTGAAAGTAGCTGATATTGGTTCGTTGCGTTTGGATTCTTTGATAAGAACAAGTCTTCAACCTGAGCTTGATAGGATTTTTGCTGATTCGGTAGGTTCTACCAAAATGAGCGCACGAGTAACAGGAACAACTCCTATTTTCTTGAAAGGAAATAGTTATTTAATAAATAATTTGAAATGGAGTTTGTTTTTAGCTTGTTTTTTGGTAGCAATGATAATTGGCGCACTTTTTCAAAATATTCGTGTTATGTTGATTGCAATTATTCCAAATTTGATTCCTCTTTTAGTGACGGCTGGAATTATGGGATTCTTTGATATTGCACTCAAACCAAGTACAGCACTTGTATTTAGTATCGCTTTTGGTATTGCTGTTGATGATTCGCTTCATTTTTTGGCTCGTTTTCGTCAAGAACTTTTAGCTTTTGATTTTGATAGACATAAAGCTATTGATGTGGCTATTCGTGAAACTGGAAAAAGTATGATTTATACTTCTGTGATTCTGTTTGCAGGATTTATTATTTTTGCTTTTTCTTCTTTTGGAGGAACAGTTGCATTAGGTCTTTTGACTTCAATTACGCTTTTGGTAGCTATGTTTACTAATCTGATTTTACTTCCTTCTTTGCTGCTTACTTTTAATGCAAATATTCGTCGTTCGAATCATCCAATTATTGAAGATTAA